ACTTAATTTACAATTTGGAATAGAATTCAACCACTATCTGTTCCTGTACTGGGAGTATAATCTCATCTTTTGTTGGCAGATGGATTATATGTCCTCTAAGGTTCTCCTTCTCAAGCTGGAGCCACGAAGGTATTCCTTTCGCTTCAACATTCGAGATCGAATCAGCTATCTTCTGTATTTTTCTGCTCTTTTCTGATAGTTCTATAACATCATCCTGATGTAACAGAAATGAGGGAATATTTACTTTTTTCCCGTTGATGATGAAATGGCCATGCCTGACCATCTGGCGTGCCTCATTTCGTGATGATGCAAATCCAAGGCGATAAACGACATTATCAAGTCTTCTCTCGAGGAGCTGAAGGAGGTTTTCTCCTGTTATTCCTTCCATTCGTTCAGCTTTCTCAAAGTAGTTCCTGAACTGGCGTTCAAGCAGACCATATATTCTGCTGAGTTTCTGTTTTTCTCTGAGCTGTAAGCCATAATCTGATACCTTAATTCTCCCTTGTCCATGTTGACCTGGTGGATAGTTTCTGCGTTCTAATGCACATTTATCCTTAAAGCACCGCTCTCCCTTAAGAAAGAGTTTCGAATTCTCCCTTCTACACAGCCTGCAAAGAGGCCCAATATATCTTG
The window above is part of the Nitrospirota bacterium genome. Proteins encoded here:
- the rpsD gene encoding 30S ribosomal protein S4, whose product is MARYIGPLCRLCRRENSKLFLKGERCFKDKCALERRNYPPGQHGQGRIKVSDYGLQLREKQKLSRIYGLLERQFRNYFEKAERMEGITGENLLQLLERRLDNVVYRLGFASSRNEARQMVRHGHFIINGKKVNIPSFLLHQDDVIELSEKSRKIQKIADSISNVEAKGIPSWLQLEKENLRGHIIHLPTKDEIILPVQEQIVVEFYSKL